The sequence ATCCGGCAGGAAGTAGGTGCCAAGCTGCACCTCGATGTTGCAGCGTCGAGCGATCTCGACGGTGTTCTCCAGCGCCTCGGGCAGGTCGCTGAACAGCTCCCACATTTCCTCCGGCGACTTCAGGTATTGTTGGTCCGAATAGTTACGCGGCCGCCGTGAGTCATCGAGGGTCCGGCTTTCTCCGATGCAGACGCGCGTTTCGTGGGCCTCGAAATCTTCTTGCTTGAGGAAGCGCACGTCGTTGGTCGCGACCAGCGGTGCATTGCAACGCTGCGCCAGCGCAACGGCAGCATGCAGATGCTCTTCGTCATTGACCCGGCTGGTACGTTGCACTTCGAGGTAGAAGCGCTGCGGGAACGCTGCCTGCCATTCGGCCAGCAGCGCCTCGGCCAACGCCTCCTCGCCGTCGAGCAGCGCATGGCCGATCTCCCCTTCCTTGGCGCCAGACAGTGCGATCAGCCCTTCGGCAGCGGTCTTGACCCAGTCTCGCTCAATGATGATCTGATCGTTGCGCTGCCCCTCGGTCCAGCCGCGCGAAACCAGCTCGGTGAGATTTCGGTAGCCCTTGCCGTTCATGGCCAGCAGCGTCATCCGGCTGAGTGGGCCATCCTCTTCGCGACTGGCCAGCCAGATGTCGGCGCCGCAGATCGGCTTGATTCCGGCGCCCTGAGCGGCTTTGTAGAACTTGACCAGCGAGCACATGTTGCTCTGATCCGTAACGGCCACCGCTGGCATCCCCGCCCCCGCAACCGACTTGACCAGGGGTTTGACGCGCACCAACCCGTCGACCAGGGAATACTCGGTATGCAGGCGAAGATGGACGAATGAAACAGGCATGAGCGGACCTTGGACTGGCGAAACGACAAGCCGGAAATTGTACCGGAAAGCCTGGGTGATTTAGACGGCTGGCAATGGGTTACCTTGCCAGCGAAGGGTCAGTTCAGACGGACAGCGCAACCGTGGCGCTGTTGGAATCGGCAAGACCGACCGACTCAAGCAGGTTACGAACCGGGGCGAACGAGCGTCGGTGAATGATGGTCGGGCCCAAGCGCTGCAACGCCTCCAGGTGATGCGGCGTCGGGTAGCCCTTGTGGGCCGCGAGCCCGTAACCGGGATAACACAGGTCAAGCGCGCACATTTCCCGGTCACGGCTGACCTTGGCCAGAATAGAGGCGGCTGCGATGGCCGGCACCTGCCCATCACCCTGGATTACCGGCGCGCTGGGCACAGCGAGCTGGGGACAGCGATTGCCGTCTATCAGGGCCAACCGCGGCGTTACACTCAAGCCTTCGACCGCGCGCTGCATCGCCAGCATGGTGGCGTGGAGGATGTTCAGTTGGTCGATTTCATGCACCTCGGCGCGGGCAATGCACCAGGCCAGCGCCTTCTCGCATATCTCGTCGAACAGGACTTCACGCCGTGCCTCGGTGAGCTTCTTCGAATCGTTGAGCCCTTCGATGGGGCGCCGCGGATCGAGAATTACCGCGGCTGTCACGACGGGACCGCACAGCGGGCCACGGCCGACCTCGTCGACACCGGCGACCAGCTCTTCGACCAGATTGAAATCGAGCCCCATCTGCATCAGTTCGCCCCGACCAATTCGAGCACCGCGCTGGCGGCCTGACTCGATGCATCACAACGCAGGGTTCGATGGATGGCATCAAACCCCTCGGTCTGTACGTCACCATTATCCAGCAGAGGCGACAGCAATCGAGCCATCGCGTCCGGCGTTGCCGCATCCTGCAGAAGCTCCGGCACCAGAAGGCGCTGAGCGAGCAGATTGGGCAGCGCCACATACGGACTTCTCACCATGCGCTTGAGAATACGGAAGGTCAGCGGCGCGACGCTATAGGCCACCACCATCGGACGCTTGTACAGCAAGGCCTCGAGCGTCGCGGTACCGGAGGCGATCAATACGGCGTTGCACGCAGCCAGCGCTGCATGGGATTGGCCGTCGAGCAAGGTCAACGGAAGATCGCGACCCGCCAGTATCTGCTCCAGTTGCGCACGACGTTCGGGACTGGCGCATGGCACCACGAAGCGGATACCGGGGCGCATGGAACGCAGCCGTTCGGCCGCCGCCAGGAAGAGCGGGCCAAGGCGCCCCACCTCGCCACCACGGCTACCGGGCATCAACGCGACGACCAGCCCGTCCTGCGGCAGTTGCAGCTCGGCACGCGCCGCGGCCCTATCGGGTATCAGCGGAATGGCGTCGGCCAGCGGATGCCCAACGAAACGCACCGCCACCTGGTGGGCATCGTAGAACTTCGCTTCGAAGGGAAACAGCGTGAGCATCAGGTCGCAGGCATCGCGGATCTTCAACACCCGGTTCTGTCGCCAGGCCCATACCGAAGGGCTGACATAATGCACGGTCTTGATGCCGTTGCGCCTCAGCTTGAGCGCCAGGTCAAGATTGAAGTCCGGCGCATCGATACCGATGAAGACATCGGGACGCACATCGAGAAAAGTCTTGAACAGCCGTTTGCGGCGCGCCAGCAATTCAGGCAAACGGCCGAGCACCTCGACCAGCCCCATCACCGCCAGCCGCTCGAGTGGAAAATAGGATCGCAGTCCTTGCGCTTCCATGCGAGGCCCACCGATGCCGATGAATCGGACGTCAGGGTGGCGCGCCTTGAGCGCTTGCATCAAGCCCGCCCCAAGGATATCGCCGGATGCCTCGCCGGCCACCAGCGCGACTGTCAGTGGCCTGGACATGGTCAGCGCGTAATCCCGCGACTGGACGCCTGCACCGAATCCCGGAACAACGCGACCTCGGGGAACGCCTGAGCATCGGCAGCCAGCGCCGCCAGCGCGGCCTCGACGGTCAGCCCCTTGCGATACACGATCTTGTAGGCGTTGCGCAGTGCCAGAATGGCTTCATCACTGAAACCGCGACGACGCATGCCTTCGAAGTTCATGCTGCGTGCTTCGGCCGGGTTGCCGAATACGGTGACAAAGGCCGGAACATCCTTGCCGATCGCGGTGCCCATCCCCGAAAAGCTGTACGCACCGATGTGGCAGTACTGATGCACCAGCGTGTAACCGGACAGAATCGCCCAGTCGCCAACGTGCACATGTCCAGCCAGCGCGGTGTTGTTCACCAGAATGCAGTGATTGGCGATCACGCTGTCATGGCCGATATGGGCATAGGCCATGATCAGGTTATGGTCACCGATGGTGGTTTCGCTGCGATCCTGCACGGTCCCGCGATGGATGGTCACGCCTTCGCGGATCACATTGTGATCGCCGATCACCAGGCGGGTTGGTTCGCCCTTGTATTTCAGATCGGGCGTATCTTCCCCCACCGAGGAAAACTGGAAGATCCGATTATGCCGACCGATGCGGGTCGGTCCTTTGATGATCACGTGAGGCGCGATCACCGTACCCTCGCCTATCTCGACATCCGGGCCGATGATCGACCAAGGGCCAACCTGGACGTCATCCGCCAGTCGGGCCGCAGGATCGACGATGGCGCGAGGGTCGATCAAACTCATATCTTCTGTTCCGCACAAATGATTTCAGCCGAGCATACTGGCTTGCCGTCGACACTGGCACGGCAGTCGAACTTCCAGATGCCCCGCTTGGCGCTGATGAACGACGCCTCGAGAATCAGCTGATCGCCCGGCACGACGGGCTGGCGGAAGCGCAACTTGTCCGAACCGACGAAGTAGTAGAGCGTGCCGTCAGCCGGTTTGACCCCCATCATCTTGAAGCCAAGCAGGCCTGCCGCTTGCGCCATCGCCTCGATGATCAGCACGCCAGGCATGATCGGGTGCTGAGGAAAATGCCCATTGAAGAACGGCTCATTGATCGTGACGTTCTTGAAGGCGCGAACACGCTTGGCTTCCGTATCCAACTCCACCACCCTATCGACTAGCAGGAAGGGATAGCGGT comes from Stutzerimonas stutzeri and encodes:
- the rnhB gene encoding ribonuclease HII; protein product: MQMGLDFNLVEELVAGVDEVGRGPLCGPVVTAAVILDPRRPIEGLNDSKKLTEARREVLFDEICEKALAWCIARAEVHEIDQLNILHATMLAMQRAVEGLSVTPRLALIDGNRCPQLAVPSAPVIQGDGQVPAIAAASILAKVSRDREMCALDLCYPGYGLAAHKGYPTPHHLEALQRLGPTIIHRRSFAPVRNLLESVGLADSNSATVALSV
- the fabZ gene encoding 3-hydroxyacyl-ACP dehydratase FabZ; the protein is MMDINEIREYLPHRYPFLLVDRVVELDTEAKRVRAFKNVTINEPFFNGHFPQHPIMPGVLIIEAMAQAAGLLGFKMMGVKPADGTLYYFVGSDKLRFRQPVVPGDQLILEASFISAKRGIWKFDCRASVDGKPVCSAEIICAEQKI
- the lpxB gene encoding lipid-A-disaccharide synthase; amino-acid sequence: MSRPLTVALVAGEASGDILGAGLMQALKARHPDVRFIGIGGPRMEAQGLRSYFPLERLAVMGLVEVLGRLPELLARRKRLFKTFLDVRPDVFIGIDAPDFNLDLALKLRRNGIKTVHYVSPSVWAWRQNRVLKIRDACDLMLTLFPFEAKFYDAHQVAVRFVGHPLADAIPLIPDRAAARAELQLPQDGLVVALMPGSRGGEVGRLGPLFLAAAERLRSMRPGIRFVVPCASPERRAQLEQILAGRDLPLTLLDGQSHAALAACNAVLIASGTATLEALLYKRPMVVAYSVAPLTFRILKRMVRSPYVALPNLLAQRLLVPELLQDAATPDAMARLLSPLLDNGDVQTEGFDAIHRTLRCDASSQAASAVLELVGAN
- the lpxA gene encoding acyl-ACP--UDP-N-acetylglucosamine O-acyltransferase, whose protein sequence is MSLIDPRAIVDPAARLADDVQVGPWSIIGPDVEIGEGTVIAPHVIIKGPTRIGRHNRIFQFSSVGEDTPDLKYKGEPTRLVIGDHNVIREGVTIHRGTVQDRSETTIGDHNLIMAYAHIGHDSVIANHCILVNNTALAGHVHVGDWAILSGYTLVHQYCHIGAYSFSGMGTAIGKDVPAFVTVFGNPAEARSMNFEGMRRRGFSDEAILALRNAYKIVYRKGLTVEAALAALAADAQAFPEVALFRDSVQASSRGITR